From bacterium, one genomic window encodes:
- the ada gene encoding bifunctional DNA-binding transcriptional regulator/O6-methylguanine-DNA methyltransferase Ada: protein MLNVQEAAKQEAGVAIRADRVQTHNGSGGGPGDEQRWRAVLARDAAADGTFVFAVRSTGVYCRPSCPARRPQRDRVRFFREPAQAARAGYRPCRRCRPDAPAGRDETAALAQRACRFIETHLDEPLSLERLGAALGCGPQQVRCAFARVLGLSPKRYVDACRLDLVKARLRAQAAVTTALYDAGYGSSSRLYERAARRLGMTPAAYRRGGAGATIRYTTVATPLGRLLVGRTDRGVCAVSLGDSDTRHAAALRAEYPAARLVRDSRALAPAVRSILGYLDGREMHLDLPLDIRATAFQGRVWDALRAIPYGTTRSYSDVARAIGRPSAVRAVAQACAANPVPLVIPCHRVIRNNGDLGGYRLGLARKRALLERERTAAAR, encoded by the coding sequence ATGCTGAACGTGCAGGAGGCCGCGAAGCAGGAGGCCGGGGTGGCGATACGGGCGGATCGGGTCCAGACGCATAACGGGAGCGGCGGCGGTCCGGGCGACGAACAGCGCTGGCGCGCCGTGCTGGCGCGCGACGCCGCCGCCGACGGCACGTTCGTGTTTGCGGTGCGCTCGACCGGAGTGTACTGCCGGCCGTCGTGTCCCGCGCGGCGGCCGCAGCGCGACCGCGTGCGATTCTTTCGTGAACCCGCCCAGGCGGCCCGGGCAGGGTACCGGCCCTGCCGGCGCTGCCGTCCCGACGCTCCGGCCGGCCGCGATGAGACGGCCGCGCTCGCGCAGCGCGCCTGCCGGTTCATCGAGACCCACCTCGACGAACCGCTGAGTCTCGAGCGGCTCGGCGCCGCGCTCGGGTGCGGTCCGCAGCAGGTCCGCTGCGCGTTTGCGCGCGTGCTCGGCCTCTCGCCGAAGCGCTACGTCGATGCGTGCCGTCTCGACCTCGTCAAGGCTCGGCTGCGGGCGCAGGCGGCGGTGACGACCGCGCTCTACGACGCCGGGTACGGATCGAGCAGCCGCCTGTACGAGCGGGCCGCGCGGCGCCTCGGGATGACGCCCGCGGCATACCGGCGCGGCGGCGCCGGCGCGACGATCCGGTATACGACGGTGGCGACTCCGCTTGGACGCCTGCTCGTCGGCCGGACGGACCGCGGTGTGTGCGCGGTGTCGCTCGGGGACAGCGACACGCGTCACGCGGCGGCGCTGCGGGCGGAATACCCCGCGGCGCGCCTCGTGCGCGACAGCCGGGCGCTGGCGCCCGCGGTGCGATCGATCCTCGGGTATCTCGACGGCCGGGAGATGCACCTCGACCTGCCGCTCGACATCCGCGCGACGGCGTTCCAGGGACGCGTGTGGGATGCGCTGCGGGCGATTCCGTACGGCACTACGCGCTCGTACAGCGACGTGGCACGCGCGATCGGCCGGCCCTCGGCCGTTCGTGCCGTCGCCCAGGCGTGCGCCGCCAACCCGGTGCCGCTGGTAATACCGTGCCACCGTGTCATCCGCAACAACGGCGATCTCGGCGGCTACCGCTTGGGTCTCGCGCGGAAGCGGGCGCTGCTCGAGCGTGAGCGCACCGCGGCTGCGCGCTGA
- a CDS encoding AI-2E family transporter — protein MVLVVAAAAAFLMWRLRFVLVTVALGAMLAYALMPFVEYTGRLRPWGRPVPRLVAVLAVFLVVAFALGLVTRLAMRPVAAEAQRFGQNLEQYRDRVGTALTQMQQGLRRSLPAPLVAPVERALDQAETIAFGAATGTLRGTARWISKGFEVLLIPILAFYFLLDLPVLRDELLGFLPAAMRRTVLAAGRRADRIVAGYVRAQLILMLVSGIAVTIGLALLGVRYPLLLGIVAGISRAIPIIGPVLGAIPIVGVAMLQSSGTAAAVLIFFVIVQLAESKIVLPKIIGHELKLHAATILLALLLGNALFGLMGMFLAPPAAAFAKSLREMFEPAPDETVPASLPDVLPAAAGARVR, from the coding sequence ATGGTCCTTGTCGTGGCCGCGGCCGCGGCGTTTCTTATGTGGCGACTGCGGTTCGTCCTCGTGACGGTCGCGCTCGGCGCGATGCTCGCCTATGCCCTCATGCCGTTCGTCGAGTACACCGGCCGGCTGCGGCCGTGGGGACGGCCGGTGCCGCGTCTTGTCGCCGTTCTCGCCGTCTTTCTCGTGGTGGCGTTCGCCCTCGGCCTTGTGACCCGGCTGGCCATGCGGCCGGTCGCGGCGGAGGCCCAGCGCTTCGGACAGAATCTCGAGCAGTACCGCGACCGGGTCGGTACGGCGCTGACCCAAATGCAGCAGGGACTGCGGCGGAGCCTGCCGGCCCCGCTCGTCGCGCCGGTGGAGCGGGCGCTCGACCAGGCCGAGACGATCGCGTTCGGAGCCGCCACCGGGACGCTGCGCGGTACGGCGCGGTGGATCTCGAAGGGGTTCGAGGTCCTGCTGATTCCGATACTCGCGTTCTATTTTCTTCTCGATCTTCCGGTATTGCGCGACGAGCTGCTGGGGTTTCTCCCGGCCGCCATGCGCCGTACCGTGCTCGCGGCCGGCCGGCGCGCGGATCGCATCGTGGCCGGCTATGTGCGCGCGCAGCTCATCCTGATGCTCGTGTCCGGGATCGCCGTCACGATCGGGCTTGCGCTGCTCGGAGTCCGCTATCCGCTGCTGCTCGGCATCGTCGCCGGAATCTCGCGCGCGATCCCGATCATCGGCCCGGTGCTCGGCGCCATTCCGATCGTCGGGGTCGCCATGCTCCAGTCGTCGGGCACGGCCGCGGCAGTCCTGATATTCTTCGTGATCGTACAGTTGGCCGAATCGAAGATCGTGCTGCCCAAGATCATCGGCCACGAACTGAAGCTGCACGCGGCCACGATCCTGCTCGCGCTCCTGCTCGGCAACGCCTTGTTCGGGCTGATGGGCATGTTTCTCGCGCCTCCGGCGGCGGCGTTCGCGAAGTCGCTGCGGGAGATGTTCGAGCCTGCGCCGGACGAGACCGTGCCCGCCTCGCTCCCCGACGTCCTGCCCGCCGCGGCCGGGGCGCGCGTCCGCTAA
- a CDS encoding cobalamin-binding protein, with amino-acid sequence MRIATLLPSATEIVAALGLVGEIVAITHECDFPAEIRDRPRVVRPRVDSRLASAAIDAEVEGALRRGESLYRLDEAALAAARPDLIITQDLCDVCALPSLDVEGIAAGLPGPPRVLRLHPHTLEDVLRDIETVGRAAGRRDEAGRLVAALRTRIAAVETACSIRRRRGTPRVFCMEWLDPPFCSGHWMPEIVERAGGREVIGVHGRPSFRVEWDAIVAAAPEVVVLTVCGFDVGRTCAELPPVAARSEWRALPAVAAGRVYATDGSAFFSRSGPRLVDGLEIMASILHPEIAVRSIPADAPAAAWTPGRAGVWVRVGGP; translated from the coding sequence ATGCGCATTGCGACCCTGCTGCCGAGCGCGACCGAGATTGTCGCGGCGCTTGGGCTGGTCGGCGAGATCGTGGCGATCACGCACGAGTGCGATTTTCCGGCCGAGATCCGCGACCGGCCGCGGGTGGTGCGTCCGCGCGTGGACTCGCGTCTCGCCAGCGCCGCGATCGACGCGGAGGTCGAAGGGGCGCTGCGGCGCGGGGAGAGCCTGTACCGGCTGGACGAAGCTGCGCTGGCCGCCGCGCGGCCCGATCTCATCATCACGCAGGACCTCTGTGACGTGTGCGCGCTGCCGAGCCTCGACGTCGAGGGCATTGCCGCGGGGCTGCCCGGACCACCGCGCGTGCTGCGCCTTCATCCCCACACCCTGGAGGACGTCCTCCGCGACATCGAGACGGTGGGACGCGCGGCCGGCCGCCGCGATGAGGCGGGCCGCCTCGTCGCGGCGCTCAGAACGCGCATCGCGGCGGTCGAGACCGCATGCTCCATTCGCCGGCGCCGCGGTACGCCCCGCGTATTCTGTATGGAGTGGCTCGATCCGCCGTTCTGCAGCGGCCATTGGATGCCCGAGATCGTCGAGCGCGCCGGCGGCCGCGAGGTGATCGGCGTCCACGGCCGGCCGTCGTTTCGCGTCGAGTGGGACGCGATCGTCGCGGCCGCCCCGGAGGTCGTCGTGCTCACGGTCTGCGGATTCGACGTCGGCCGCACCTGCGCGGAATTGCCGCCGGTCGCCGCGCGGTCCGAGTGGCGGGCCCTTCCCGCGGTGGCCGCGGGGCGGGTGTATGCGACGGACGGCAGCGCGTTCTTCAGCCGGTCGGGGCCGCGGCTCGTGGACGGCCTCGAGATCATGGCCTCGATCCTGCACCCGGAGATCGCGGTCCGGTCCATTCCCGCGGACGCTCCGGCGGCGGCCTGGACACCGGGGCGCGCCGGCGTCTGGGTGCGGGTCGGCGGCCCGTAG
- a CDS encoding Zn-dependent alcohol dehydrogenase yields MRAAVFYEVGKPLVVEDVDLEPPRPGEVLVRIVATGVCHSDLHYIKGDLTMPLPVVLGHEASGVIASVGAGVESVRPGDHVVLLFAPACGACRYCDSGRPHLCEMRYRVRGRMPDGTTRLRARGEELNHFTCVSSWAEQAVVPEAGVLRIDRDLPLSVAALLGCAVTTGVGAVINTARVTPGSSVVVIGLGGVGLNVVQGARIAGATTIIGVDLLDHRLEAARQFGATHVVNGKRDDAVAAVRDLTGGGADYAFEVIGRPETVRQAVDAVARGGVAVAVGIPSAKAELAVAGTSFILNEKQLRGCFYGSSRLRDDIPRLLRLYYGRQLMLDELVTASFPLERVNEAVDVLDRGDGLRTILQVSAA; encoded by the coding sequence GTGCGCGCCGCGGTCTTCTATGAAGTCGGCAAGCCTCTGGTTGTCGAAGACGTCGATCTGGAACCGCCGCGTCCCGGGGAAGTGCTCGTCCGCATCGTCGCGACCGGCGTCTGCCACAGCGACCTCCACTACATCAAGGGCGACCTCACGATGCCGCTGCCCGTGGTACTCGGGCACGAGGCCTCGGGCGTCATCGCATCCGTCGGCGCCGGCGTAGAGTCGGTGCGGCCGGGCGATCACGTCGTCCTGCTCTTCGCGCCCGCGTGCGGGGCGTGCCGTTACTGCGACAGCGGCCGGCCTCATCTCTGTGAGATGCGCTACCGTGTTCGCGGGCGGATGCCCGACGGCACGACGCGGTTGCGGGCGCGCGGCGAAGAGCTCAACCACTTCACGTGCGTCTCGTCGTGGGCGGAGCAGGCCGTGGTGCCGGAAGCGGGCGTGCTGCGCATCGACCGCGATCTCCCGCTGTCCGTCGCGGCGCTGCTCGGGTGCGCCGTCACGACCGGGGTCGGGGCGGTCATCAACACCGCCAGAGTCACTCCCGGCTCGAGCGTGGTTGTGATCGGGCTCGGCGGCGTGGGCCTGAACGTCGTGCAGGGCGCCCGCATCGCCGGCGCCACGACGATCATCGGGGTCGACCTTCTGGACCACCGCCTCGAAGCCGCGCGGCAGTTCGGCGCCACGCACGTCGTCAACGGCAAGCGCGACGACGCCGTGGCCGCGGTCCGGGACCTCACCGGCGGCGGCGCCGACTACGCGTTTGAGGTGATCGGCCGCCCCGAGACGGTGCGGCAGGCCGTCGACGCGGTGGCGCGCGGCGGGGTCGCGGTGGCGGTCGGCATCCCCTCCGCCAAGGCGGAACTCGCCGTGGCCGGGACTTCGTTTATTCTCAATGAGAAACAGCTCCGGGGCTGCTTCTATGGATCCTCGCGCCTGCGGGACGACATCCCGAGACTGCTCCGGCTGTACTACGGGAGGCAGCTCATGCTGGATGAACTGGTGACCGCGTCGTTTCCGCTCGAGCGGGTGAACGAGGCGGTGGACGTGCTGGATCGCGGCGACGGGCTGCGGACAATTCTCCAAGTGTCGGCGGCCTGA
- a CDS encoding methyltransferase domain-containing protein, with protein MRTNLAGPAPGAVHELMDDPASTEEMLRPNLEDLGRINRLTGAVRLVCAYLDRLLPLWRRSRTLGAPLALLDVATGGADIPRAAVRWAARRGVPVRVVAIERHPVTARLAAETSAAFPEIAVVRADARALPFRDGAFDACLCSISLHHLEPADRPALLRRLDRLGRLGFFAVDLVRSPAAHAGVWLLTRCFRNHLIRTDGPRSVRRAYSWAEYRALVAGAGIPNLTVRRVPGFRAALERLE; from the coding sequence ATGCGGACGAATCTAGCCGGGCCGGCGCCCGGGGCCGTCCACGAATTGATGGACGATCCCGCGAGCACCGAGGAGATGCTGCGCCCGAATCTCGAGGACCTCGGCCGCATCAACCGCCTCACGGGCGCGGTGCGCCTCGTGTGCGCCTACCTCGACCGGCTGCTGCCGTTGTGGCGGCGTTCGCGCACGCTCGGCGCGCCGCTCGCGCTGCTCGACGTGGCGACCGGAGGCGCCGACATTCCCCGCGCGGCGGTGCGGTGGGCCGCGCGGCGCGGCGTCCCCGTGCGCGTCGTTGCCATCGAGCGTCACCCTGTGACCGCGCGGCTCGCCGCGGAGACCTCCGCCGCCTTTCCGGAGATCGCGGTGGTCCGGGCCGATGCGCGCGCGCTGCCCTTCCGCGACGGCGCGTTCGACGCGTGCCTGTGCTCGATCTCGCTTCACCACCTCGAGCCCGCGGACCGGCCCGCCCTCCTGCGGCGGCTGGACCGGCTCGGCCGCCTCGGATTCTTCGCGGTGGACCTCGTGCGATCACCGGCCGCGCACGCCGGCGTGTGGCTGCTGACGCGGTGTTTCCGGAACCACCTGATCCGCACGGACGGGCCCCGCTCGGTCCGCCGCGCGTACTCATGGGCGGAGTACCGCGCGCTCGTCGCGGGCGCCGGGATTCCCAACCTGACCGTGCGCCGCGTGCCCGGCTTTCGCGCGGCTCTGGAGCGCCTCGAATGA
- a CDS encoding DUF4337 domain-containing protein, whose product MTAVTGIRRGGVPWRWGGAVEERFEVESKIEPAEGQPHWLIPAVAITTAVLAMLAAYASYAGGKAVHDSLASLTEAAVLQSQASDQWSFYQAEGIKRHVFEVQRDALRLGGASAGAALAARYDREAARYAAAQRKISKDAQALEQRRDDARHIAERYDSLHERLGSAVAFFQAGIVLCSVAAIIRRTPLWYGGIVAGAAGAVLLLQAVLPSLQSARAG is encoded by the coding sequence GTGACCGCCGTCACCGGCATCCGCCGCGGCGGTGTTCCGTGGCGTTGGGGAGGCGCGGTGGAAGAGCGGTTCGAGGTCGAATCAAAAATCGAGCCGGCGGAGGGCCAGCCGCACTGGCTCATTCCGGCCGTCGCCATCACGACCGCGGTGCTGGCGATGCTCGCCGCGTACGCCAGTTACGCCGGCGGCAAGGCGGTCCACGACTCGCTGGCCAGCCTGACCGAGGCCGCGGTGCTGCAGAGCCAGGCCTCCGATCAATGGTCGTTCTATCAGGCCGAGGGCATCAAGCGACACGTGTTCGAAGTCCAGCGCGACGCGCTGCGCCTCGGCGGCGCGTCCGCAGGGGCCGCGCTCGCCGCCCGCTACGATCGCGAGGCGGCGCGCTACGCCGCGGCCCAGCGCAAGATCAGCAAAGACGCGCAAGCGCTGGAGCAACGCCGCGACGACGCGCGCCATATCGCGGAGCGTTACGATTCGCTCCACGAGCGGCTCGGCAGCGCGGTGGCGTTCTTCCAGGCCGGGATTGTGCTGTGTTCCGTCGCCGCGATCATCCGCCGGACGCCCTTGTGGTACGGTGGGATCGTCGCCGGCGCCGCGGGCGCCGTGCTGCTGCTCCAGGCCGTGCTGCCGTCCTTGCAAAGCGCGCGGGCGGGCTGA
- a CDS encoding D-alanyl-D-alanine carboxypeptidase family protein, whose amino-acid sequence MPRPARRLAVLVLCAVVLLQPWAGVAGARVEAAPRPHAPAAPGARAALPAAAGVLMEVSTGEVLESTNPHVQHQPASLDKLMTLYLTLQAMRAGRLTPDSNVTVSTEAWRIGRVPGSSRMFLNVGDTVTVRQLLEGLMVSSGNDAAEALAETVGGSAERFVEEMNATAARLGMHDTHFVTPHGLPAPGEHVSASDMAVLARQILLEFPEATRYSSPQYESYGGIRQANWNNLVFRDPRVDGLKTGHTEESGYSIVATARVGDLRLVAVVLGAPTVPRRTALAEGMLTTGFAHYTVVAVPWQTVVPASLRVYGGSLHAVPLQPARPVTVLVPRGSRGEFEVTEQITARPFAPVERGQQVGMLTLRRNGQVVQSVPLLAASAVERTGLLGRLWGAISYAAASLLHRHPVTSRGTYSPPS is encoded by the coding sequence ATGCCCCGCCCGGCCCGCCGGCTCGCGGTCCTTGTCCTCTGCGCGGTGGTGCTGCTTCAGCCGTGGGCCGGTGTTGCCGGCGCGCGGGTCGAGGCCGCCCCGCGGCCGCACGCGCCGGCGGCGCCCGGCGCGCGCGCGGCCCTGCCGGCCGCCGCCGGTGTGCTCATGGAGGTGAGCACGGGGGAGGTGCTCGAGAGCACGAATCCCCACGTGCAGCACCAGCCGGCGAGCCTCGACAAGCTGATGACGCTCTACCTCACGCTGCAGGCGATGCGGGCGGGGCGGCTCACCCCCGACTCCAACGTGACCGTCAGTACCGAGGCGTGGCGCATCGGCCGCGTGCCGGGCAGCAGCCGGATGTTTCTCAACGTGGGCGACACGGTGACGGTCAGGCAGCTGCTCGAGGGATTGATGGTCTCCTCAGGCAATGACGCGGCGGAGGCGCTCGCCGAGACGGTGGGCGGCTCGGCGGAGCGGTTCGTGGAGGAAATGAACGCGACGGCCGCGCGGCTCGGGATGCACGATACGCATTTCGTGACGCCGCATGGACTGCCGGCGCCCGGGGAGCATGTGAGCGCCTCGGACATGGCGGTGCTGGCACGGCAGATCCTGCTCGAGTTTCCGGAGGCGACCCGGTACAGCAGCCCGCAGTACGAATCGTACGGCGGCATCCGCCAGGCGAACTGGAACAACCTGGTCTTTCGCGATCCGCGCGTGGACGGGCTGAAGACCGGACACACGGAAGAGTCCGGCTACAGCATCGTCGCGACGGCCCGCGTCGGCGACCTCCGGCTGGTCGCGGTCGTGCTCGGTGCGCCCACCGTGCCGCGCCGCACCGCGCTCGCCGAGGGCATGCTGACCACCGGTTTCGCGCACTACACGGTCGTCGCCGTGCCCTGGCAGACCGTCGTGCCGGCCTCGCTCCGGGTGTACGGCGGCAGCCTCCACGCGGTGCCGCTGCAGCCGGCGCGGCCGGTGACGGTGCTGGTGCCGCGCGGGTCGCGCGGCGAGTTCGAGGTGACGGAACAAATCACCGCGCGGCCGTTTGCTCCGGTCGAACGCGGCCAGCAGGTTGGGATGCTGACGCTGCGGCGCAACGGCCAGGTCGTGCAGTCGGTTCCGCTGCTCGCCGCCTCGGCCGTCGAGCGGACGGGACTGCTCGGCCGTTTGTGGGGCGCGATCAGCTACGCGGCGGCGTCCCTGCTGCACCGCCACCCGGTCACGTCGCGCGGGACGTATTCCCCGCCGAGTTAG
- a CDS encoding NAD(P)/FAD-dependent oxidoreductase, which yields MTRPLDVLVVGGGPAGAATAALLARRGYRTVIVDRAVFPRPKPCGDYLNPGCDELLERLGVRDAVARAAAPVSGMRLVTADGAAASLPFPHRNGWALQRSRLDQTLLDHAVRAGALVRDGSRLAALEPQARAVRVTVERGGREECYTARLVVGADGLRSAVARAAAVAAPARHGRYTVGAYLAGVDGSAGGNGSGGGGRWGEIHLRRDGYCGVAHLPGGLANVTLAVPRHVVRAWRGDLEAGYWAWLRGCPGLRDRLARAERTGPLTAVGPLGYYRHRAGRGRVLLVGDAAAHLDPMTGQGVYLALRGAELCAAIAADALEGTGVPRLRAYALARAREFGPVFAGSRLVQALAFRPAIVRRTAVQLARYPDLGKRLIGMIGNTDGLGAVFHPAVLPRLMGWA from the coding sequence ATGACCCGGCCGCTCGACGTCCTCGTGGTGGGCGGGGGCCCTGCGGGTGCCGCGACCGCGGCGCTCCTTGCGCGGCGAGGGTACCGCACCGTGATCGTCGACCGCGCCGTCTTCCCGCGCCCCAAGCCGTGCGGCGATTATCTCAACCCGGGCTGCGATGAGCTGCTCGAACGGCTGGGTGTCCGCGACGCGGTGGCGCGCGCGGCCGCGCCGGTGAGCGGCATGCGGCTCGTGACCGCGGACGGCGCCGCGGCCTCCCTTCCGTTCCCGCACCGCAACGGCTGGGCGCTTCAGCGGTCGCGGCTGGATCAGACGCTGCTCGATCACGCCGTCCGCGCCGGCGCCCTCGTTCGGGACGGCAGCCGGCTCGCCGCGCTCGAGCCTCAAGCCCGCGCCGTCCGCGTGACCGTGGAACGCGGCGGGCGCGAGGAGTGCTATACCGCGCGGCTCGTCGTCGGCGCGGACGGCCTGCGATCGGCGGTGGCGCGGGCGGCGGCCGTCGCCGCCCCCGCGCGGCACGGACGGTATACCGTCGGCGCCTATCTCGCAGGCGTCGACGGTTCCGCCGGCGGGAATGGATCCGGCGGCGGCGGCCGGTGGGGCGAGATCCATCTCCGGCGCGACGGCTACTGCGGGGTCGCGCATCTTCCGGGCGGGCTGGCCAACGTCACGCTGGCCGTCCCGCGGCACGTGGTGCGCGCCTGGCGCGGTGATCTCGAGGCGGGCTATTGGGCGTGGCTGCGCGGATGTCCGGGGCTCCGCGACCGGCTCGCGCGCGCGGAAAGAACCGGTCCGCTGACGGCGGTCGGGCCCCTCGGCTATTACCGGCACCGCGCCGGCCGCGGCCGCGTGCTGCTCGTCGGCGACGCCGCGGCCCACCTCGATCCGATGACCGGACAGGGCGTATACCTCGCGCTGCGCGGCGCCGAGTTGTGCGCCGCGATCGCCGCGGACGCGCTCGAAGGCACCGGCGTCCCGCGGCTTCGAGCCTACGCGCTCGCGCGCGCGCGCGAATTCGGCCCGGTCTTCGCGGGGTCCCGCCTCGTGCAGGCGCTGGCCTTTCGTCCGGCGATCGTTCGCCGCACCGCGGTCCAACTGGCGCGGTATCCCGATCTCGGGAAACGGCTCATCGGCATGATCGGCAACACCGACGGCCTGGGCGCCGTGTTCCATCCGGCCGTCCTTCCGCGCCTCATGGGGTGGGCGTAG